A stretch of DNA from Chanos chanos chromosome 11, fChaCha1.1, whole genome shotgun sequence:
AACTCTGGCCCCTGTAACGCAGGCCGATTTGACTGATCCAGATTCAGAGCGGCTCTGAGACGTCCACCGGTAGATCTGTGAGAAGGGTGAAATGTAGTCTCTGTATTACTGACTGGCCTTGATGATTGTGCAGTTCTGATGCCCAGTGTGGCAGGTAACTGCTGTCTGTATGGACTGGTCACAGCGTGGGTTTGTCGGGCACTTTTCGGCTGTGGTGGGGCTGGCACACCAGTAGACCCTTTCTGGTTAGTCCGTAGCCTTTAAGGGGGGACAGCGTGTTGCCATAGTAACAGTGGAGCTGCTAACCGGATAACGacctgacctcacacacaccgtGTCTGGTCGTACTGCTTTGCTCTCCCATTATTTCTCAGCCagctaaactgtgtgtgtgtgtgtcctctgagtAACTGACTGGCTTTTATATAacaaatatctgtgtgtgtctttgatgtTTGTATaatgaatctctgtgtgtgtgtgtgtgtcaggtgagaAGGACATCCCGGGGCTGACTGACAGCACTGTCCCTCGGCGTCTGGGCCCTAAGAGAGCCAGTAAGATCCGGAAGCTCTTTAACCTGTCAAAGGAGGACGACGTCCGACAGTACGTGGTCAGGAGACCCCTGACCAAGGAGggtgagtccacacacacacacacgccgcacgcacacacacacacacacatgccccgCGCACAcgcctctctcacacacacacacgccacacacacacacacacacatgcgtgcacatgcctctctcacacacacacacacgcacatgccacgtgcacacacattcacgccgcgcacacacacacacgcctctctctcacacacacacgccacgcgcacacacatacaagctgcgcacacacacacacacacagtgggttTGAGTCCGTTCATGACTGGACGTACAGGAGAAGGTGACTGGCAGGCCAGAGCCTTGTACACGGCACACCAGTAGACCCTTTCTGGTTGGTCCGTAGCCTTTAAGGGGGGACAGCGTGTTGCCATAGAAACCGCGGAGCTGCTAACCGGATAACGGCCTGACCTCACACACCGTGGCTGGTCGTACTGCATTGCTCTCCCATGACTTCTCCCATGATGTttaagggagtgtgtgtgtgtgagatggatgAGTTTGAGCTGTGTTCTTGGGCTGTCAGTGGAGTTAGTCACTGTACTACAGCACTCGTCTACTGTCTGTGCtttttaaagtgatttaaaatgggacagtttgatttaaagatttgtctctgtctcactccatctctctgtctgtcaggtaAGAAGCCCAGGACCAAGGCCCCTAAGATCCAGCGTCTGGTGACGCCCCGCGTACTGCAGCACAAGCGCAGACGCATTGCCCTGAAGAGACAGCGCACACAGAAGAACAAGGAGGAGGCTGCAGAGTACGCCAAGCTGCTGGCCAAGAGAATGAAGGTACACACTctaactctttttctctctatacaGACCCGTCACTCACTCAGCCTCGGAGACTGGCGCACACTCTACCACAGTTTAATGCTGCAGTCTCAGACCTCTTAAAAACtttatcatttattattattactatagcCCAGAAGTTTCCTCATTTAAGATATCGCTGTGAGAACAGCCTTTGTCACTCAGACTTCTGTGAACGCTGTCACTTTGGGCCCGGGACACATTTTCCCCTGGGCTATTTTAAGATCTTGGATTTTTGAGAGTGGAGCCTTGGCAGGGCTGGGATTTGAAGAGGGGAGACAAAGACTGTCAGGAGTGTGTTTCACcatctccactctgtgtgtgtgttttgcaggagGCGAAGGAGAAGCGTCAGGAGCAGATCGCCAAGAGGCGCCGTCTCTCCTCCCTTAGGGCCTCCACATCCAAATCCGAGTCCAGCCAAAAGTAGACACAACAAAAATGCACGTCGCCAATAAAACACCATGGTTTTGCTGAAacgagtgtgttttgtttttcttttactcctTCTCTTGGTTAAACCTATGTGTCTTTTTTCCATCACTATTTTTCAAACATGGTTACAACGAGTATTTTAACTCTTGAACGTAGGACGCTCTTAAGTAAGGCAGTTTACAGGACCAAGATCGTGGTTATACATAATGCTCCGGACATTGCGTAGAAAAAACTCTTAATCCGAGAGCAATTCTGTTTCTCGGAGTCCGGACATGCTGTACTTAATTACGACAGGACTTTACACCGGGACGCGTGAATTCCGCTGGACTCTACGGATTTAAACTGGTGTTTGACAAGTTGTCCA
This window harbors:
- the rps6 gene encoding small ribosomal subunit protein eS6, with translation MKLNISYPATGCQKLIEVDDERKLRTFYEKRMATEVSADPLGDEWKGYVVRISGGNDKQGFPMKQGVLTHGRVRLLLSKGHSCYRPRRTGERKRKSVRGCIVDANLSVLNLVIVRKGEKDIPGLTDSTVPRRLGPKRASKIRKLFNLSKEDDVRQYVVRRPLTKEGKKPRTKAPKIQRLVTPRVLQHKRRRIALKRQRTQKNKEEAAEYAKLLAKRMKEAKEKRQEQIAKRRRLSSLRASTSKSESSQK